GCAGGACTGGCCGATGACGCCGGGCCATTATTGGGAAGTCACCGGGGTGAGCGTGGATGACGGCCACGCGCTCGACTATGCCAACTGGCTTGCCTCGCGCTGGGTCTCGAACCAGGAATTCGCCAAGTCGCAGGGCTGGATCGCGGGCTATCACATCCTCAACAACGTCCACGCCCGCGATGACGAGCCCGATCTCTACCTCATCACCATCTTCGACGAGATGGTCGATGCCGAGGAAGGCGAGCGCCGCCGCCTCGCCTATCAGCAGCACATGCAACGCAGCGCCGCGCAGCTTCAGCAGGAAAGCGGCCAGCGCGCCACCTATCGCCATGTCGGCAGCACCATCCTGCTGCGCGACATGGTGATGGACTAGACGATCGACTGCCCCCGCCGCGGCCTCGCTTGCGCGGGGCCGCGCGGACGGGCAAGAAGATGCGCATGAAAATCGCGCTCATCGCTCCCGACGGCCGCATGGGGCAGGCCATCAAGGCCGCCGCAGCGGATACCGACATCGCCATTGTCGACACGGGCGCCGACGTGCTCATCGACTTTTCCGCGCCCGATGCGCTGCGCGGCTCGATCGACCGCGCCTTGAGCGAGAATGTCCCGCTTCTCGTCGGCACCACCGGGCTCGACGAAGGCCATGACCAGCTGCTCGAGGAAGCCGCGCGCGACATCGCTGTCTTGAAGGCGCCCAATACCTCGCTTGGCGTCGCGCTGCTCGCCGACCTCGTGACCCGGGCCGCGCGTATCCTCGGCGAGGACAGTTGGGACATCGAGATCGTCGAGGCGCACCACCGCCGCAAGGCCGATGCCCCCTCGGGCACCGCACTCCACCTCGGCCTCGCCGCCGAAAAGGGCCGCGGCGAGGATGCGCATGACGAACTCGGCCGTTGCGGCACGGGCCTCAAGCGCGAAGCCGGCGAGATCGGCTATGCCGCCGTGCGCGGCGGCACGGTTGCGGGCGATCACGACGTCCTCTTCCTCGGCCCCGATGAGCGCCTGATCCTGTCGCACCGTGCCGAAAGCCGCGCCATCTTCGCGCGCGGCGCACTCACCGCCGCGCGCTTCCTGAACGGCCGCGAGCCTGGCCTCTATTCGATGGCGGACGTGATCGACGCCGAATGAAGAAGGCCGACGTTTTCGAATTTTATTCGCGGCTTGCCGAGGACAACCCCTCGCCCGAGACCGAGCTCGAATATGGCAATGCCTACCAGCTCGTCGTCGCGGTCGCGCTGTCGGCGCAGGCCACCGATGTCGGGGTCAACAAGGCCACGCGCGCCTTGTTCGAGAAGGTGAAGACGCCGCAGCAAATGCTCGACCTCGGGCTCGAGGGACTGAAAGAGCACATCAAGACCATCGGCCTGTTCAACCAGAAGGCCAAGAATGTCATCGCCGCCGCGCGCATCCTCGTCGAGGAACATGGCGGCGAGGTGCCCGAGACGCGCGAGGCACTGGAAGCGCTGCCGGGCGTCGGGCGCAAGACCGCCAATGTCGTGCTCAATACCGCTTTCGGCCAGCCTGCCATCGCGGTCGACACGCATATCTTCCGCGTCTCCAACCGCACCGGGCTCGCCCCGGGCAAGACCGTGTTGGCGGTCGAGAAGAAACTGGAAAAGGTCACGCCCGAGCCCTTCCTCCTCGGCGCGCATCACTGGCTCATCCTCCACGGGCGCTATACCTGCAAGGCACGCACGCCCGAATGCTGGCGCTGCATCGTGTCCGACCTGTGCCGCTTCAAGAAGAAGACCCCAGCGCCAAAGGGTAAGGCCCGCTAGGCTGCAACGCCATCGCGGCGGCGCACTACACCGCGTCCGCCACCTTCACCACCGGGCTTCGTATGCGCTCGAAGCCGCCGACACTTCTGCGCCCACGGCACCCACAGGGGCTACCTGTCACAAAAGTGACGCCAATAAACCTCGTAATACCGCCGAAGCTCCTGCGCGAATATGACAGTTTGATGAAATATTTGCAGCAGTGGCGTTGCAAATCTGCCCGCCTTCTGTCATGAGAATGCAAGAGAAGGAGATCGCCCATGCGCCGTTTGACCCTTGCCGCTGCCGCCTTGACGGCCATGACCGCCACCCCCGCCCTCGCCCAGCAAGGCGGCTATGGCAGCGATACCGCCTTCGAGGAGATGATGGCAGGCGACTATGACCGCGCCGAGCGCAAGCTGCTCGAAAGCGCCCGCACCGATGTCGGCGCGCGAATCAACCTTGCCCAGATTTTCGCGTCGTCGGGCCGCGAACGACAGGCTGCGATCCTATTGCGATCGGTCATGACCAATGACGATATCGCGCTCGAAGGCGTCGATGGCCGCATCCTGTCGAGCCATGATGTCGCCCAGACCCTGCTCGGCCGCATGGGCCAGGCCGAAATGCTCGCCAGCGCCGAGCGCTAGGCCTCAGTCCTCCCAGACCCGCTCGAAACGCTGGCCGAGCCCGGTCAGCACTTCATAAGCGGAAATGCCGACCGCCTTGGCGATGAGCGAAGGCACCATGTCGAGCGCTAGCCAATCGCCTTCGCGCAAGTCTCGCCCGCGCGCTACGTCGACCGCGACCAAGTCCATCGACACCCGCCCCAGCAAGGGCAGCATCGTGCCCCCTTGGCGCGCATGGCCCTGCCCGCTCATGTTGCGCGGATAGCCGTCGGCATAGCCGATGTTGAGGATCGCGACCGGCGTGTCGCGCTCGGCCACGAAGGTCGCGCCATAGCCGATCGCCTCGCCCGCATGGAGCGTCTTCAATTGCAGGATCTGCGCTTCGGCACGCACCACCTGCTCGAACATCCACGCGCCGTCGGCCACTGGGCTGGCGCCATAAAGCGCGAGGCCCGGACGCGTCAGGTCGAAGGCATAGTCGCGCCCCAGCAGCACGCCCGCCGAATTGGCAAGACTGTAGCGCTTTGCCGCGACCTTGCCCTTGGCCTCGACAAAACGGGCCAGCTGCGCCGCATTCATCGGATGATCGGCTTCGTCGGCGCAGGCGAGATGGCTGTGCAACGTGTCGATCCGAAGCCCGTCCAGCTGCCCCAACTCCTCCATCGCCACACCCAGCCGGTTCATGCCGGTATCGACCATGAGATCGCAGGACCGGTCCGCGAAGGCCGCGCGCCAGCGTCGAACCTGGCCCATACTGTTGAGCACGGGGCGCGCCGCGATGTCCTTCGCCGCCGCCGCATCGTCCGGCCCGAAACCATGGAGCACCGCCAGCCGCGCGCCTTCGGGCAGGTCGCCCAGCGCCTCGGCCTCGCTCCACGTCGACACGAAGAAGTCGCGTGCCCCCGCCGCATGGAGCGTGTCGAGCACCTCGCGCGCGCCGAGCCCATAGCCATCGGCCTTGATCGCGGCGCCCGTCTCGACCCCGCATAGCTCGCGGAGCTGGCGCCAGTTGTCGGCAAGAGCGGCGCGCGAAAGGCGCAGGCGAAGCGGGCGGTGAACCATGATCAACCGCGCTAGCCGCCCTCGGGCGTCCCGTCGAGAGCCGCCTTCGCCGCTTCCCAATTCGCCCCATCGAACGCACGCACGTCGAGCGGCACGTCCTCGTCGAAACAGCGGGCGTTGAGGCTCCAATCCTCGGGATGGCTGCGCGGCTGGTAGAAGCTCTTCACGCCGCAGAAGCGGCAGAAGAGATGCACTGCCGCCCCGGTGTTGAATCGATAGCGCGTCAGCGCGTCATCGCCCCTCAGCAACAGGAAGTCGCCATGCGGCACGAACACGTGCAGATGTCCCGTCTTGCGGCACATCGAGCAATTGCAGTCGAGCACCTCGAGCGGCGGCTCGGGCAATTGCGCCTGCCAGCGCACCGCGCCGCAATGGCAACCGCCCTCGACCTTCATTTCCCGCTCGTCGTGTGAATATGCAATTCGCCCTCCAGCGTGCGATGGACCGGGCAGCGGTCGGCAATCTCGATCATGCGCTCGCGCTGCGCCTCGGTAAAGTCGCCTTCGAGCCGGATATGCCGGTCGATCGCCTCGATCCGCTTTGCCGCGCTGCCATCGACATCCGAGCGCGTGTCCTCGAGATGGTCGCGACTATGCTCGAGCTCGATCGACACATGTTTGAGGTCGATGCCCTTGTGGCGCGCATACATGGCGATGGTCATCGAGGTGCAACTGCCGAGCGCGCCCAAGAGCAGGTCGTAGGGCGTCGGCCCGTCGTCCTCGCCGCCATAGGAGACGGGTTCGTCGGCGAGGAAGCGATGCGACGGCGTCGACACCCATTGCGCGAACTTGCCCCCCGCCGTCTCGACCCGAACGGTACCCGTCAGCGTTTCGGGCGGTGCCTCCTCGCGTCCCGGTGCATAGCGCGCCGCCCAGGCCGCGATCACGCCTGCGGCATAGCGCGCGTCACTGTCGCGGGTCAGCAGGTGATCGGCATCATCGAGGCTGACGAAACTCTTGGGATGCTTGGCGGCCTCGAAAATGGCACGGGCATGCTCGATCCCGACCAGTTCATCGGTCGGCGAGTGCATGACGAGCAAGGGGTGGTCGAGGTGCGCCAGCCGCTCGGCCTGAAGCGCGCCGCGCGTTTCCTCGATGAAATCCTTCTTCACGCAGAAATCGCGCCCGCCGATATGGACCGTCGCCTCGCCCTCGACCTCGATCTCCTCGATCTTGTCGCCGAGATGGTGGAGGACATGGTCGGTGTCCGACGGCGCACCGATGGTGGCGACGGCGCGCACGCCCTCGATCCGCCCCGCCGCCGCGATCACCGCCGCGCCGCCGAGGCTGTGGCCGATGAGCAGGCTCGGCGGCAGACCGGCATCGCGCAGCGCACCGGCCGCCGCCTCGAGGTCCGCGACCTGCGTCGCGAAGCTCGCGAAATCGCCCTCCGACCCGCCCAACCCTGCGAAATCGAAACGCAGCACCGCAATCCCCTCCGCCGCCAGTGCGCGCGTGATCAGCGTCGCCCCACGGCTGTCCTTCCCGCAGGTGAAGCAATGGGCAAAAATGGCGACGGCGCGCGGGCTGACATAACGCGGGCGCTCCAGCCGCCCGTCGAGCCGGTGCCCGCCATGGCCGGTAAAGGCGAAGGGTTCGGTATCCTGCATGCCTCTTCCAACGAGGGGATGCGAAAAAGGGTGCCGCGACCCTCGTCACGGCACCCTCCCGGGGGAAACCCCGTGCGTTCTCCTAGCGCTTCGCGGCGAGCGCGGCTTCGACCTGCGCCAGCGCATCGGCGCGGCATTCGCGCACGCCGCGTCGACCCTGCAGGTCGATCTGATGCGCCTTGCCGCAGCTCTCCACGACGAGGCGGTGGGCGCGCTCGCGCAGCGCAGCGCGGCCGGCCGGCGAGCGCAGGTCGAGGTCGCCTGTCTCGACGGTGACGCTGATCGTGGCGGGCTTGGCCTCCACGGTG
The nucleotide sequence above comes from Sphingomicrobium arenosum. Encoded proteins:
- the dapB gene encoding 4-hydroxy-tetrahydrodipicolinate reductase, whose protein sequence is MKIALIAPDGRMGQAIKAAAADTDIAIVDTGADVLIDFSAPDALRGSIDRALSENVPLLVGTTGLDEGHDQLLEEAARDIAVLKAPNTSLGVALLADLVTRAARILGEDSWDIEIVEAHHRRKADAPSGTALHLGLAAEKGRGEDAHDELGRCGTGLKREAGEIGYAAVRGGTVAGDHDVLFLGPDERLILSHRAESRAIFARGALTAARFLNGREPGLYSMADVIDAE
- the nth gene encoding endonuclease III is translated as MKKADVFEFYSRLAEDNPSPETELEYGNAYQLVVAVALSAQATDVGVNKATRALFEKVKTPQQMLDLGLEGLKEHIKTIGLFNQKAKNVIAAARILVEEHGGEVPETREALEALPGVGRKTANVVLNTAFGQPAIAVDTHIFRVSNRTGLAPGKTVLAVEKKLEKVTPEPFLLGAHHWLILHGRYTCKARTPECWRCIVSDLCRFKKKTPAPKGKAR
- the alr gene encoding alanine racemase, producing the protein MVHRPLRLRLSRAALADNWRQLRELCGVETGAAIKADGYGLGAREVLDTLHAAGARDFFVSTWSEAEALGDLPEGARLAVLHGFGPDDAAAAKDIAARPVLNSMGQVRRWRAAFADRSCDLMVDTGMNRLGVAMEELGQLDGLRIDTLHSHLACADEADHPMNAAQLARFVEAKGKVAAKRYSLANSAGVLLGRDYAFDLTRPGLALYGASPVADGAWMFEQVVRAEAQILQLKTLHAGEAIGYGATFVAERDTPVAILNIGYADGYPRNMSGQGHARQGGTMLPLLGRVSMDLVAVDVARGRDLREGDWLALDMVPSLIAKAVGISAYEVLTGLGQRFERVWED
- a CDS encoding GFA family protein, whose product is MKVEGGCHCGAVRWQAQLPEPPLEVLDCNCSMCRKTGHLHVFVPHGDFLLLRGDDALTRYRFNTGAAVHLFCRFCGVKSFYQPRSHPEDWSLNARCFDEDVPLDVRAFDGANWEAAKAALDGTPEGG
- a CDS encoding bifunctional alpha/beta hydrolase/OsmC family protein codes for the protein MQDTEPFAFTGHGGHRLDGRLERPRYVSPRAVAIFAHCFTCGKDSRGATLITRALAAEGIAVLRFDFAGLGGSEGDFASFATQVADLEAAAGALRDAGLPPSLLIGHSLGGAAVIAAAGRIEGVRAVATIGAPSDTDHVLHHLGDKIEEIEVEGEATVHIGGRDFCVKKDFIEETRGALQAERLAHLDHPLLVMHSPTDELVGIEHARAIFEAAKHPKSFVSLDDADHLLTRDSDARYAAGVIAAWAARYAPGREEAPPETLTGTVRVETAGGKFAQWVSTPSHRFLADEPVSYGGEDDGPTPYDLLLGALGSCTSMTIAMYARHKGIDLKHVSIELEHSRDHLEDTRSDVDGSAAKRIEAIDRHIRLEGDFTEAQRERMIEIADRCPVHRTLEGELHIHTTSGK
- a CDS encoding UrcA family protein — encoded protein: MFHRLMIAATAIATSSLLIAPTVEAKPATISVTVETGDLDLRSPAGRAALRERAHRLVVESCGKAHQIDLQGRRGVRECRADALAQVEAALAAKR